Below is a genomic region from Cydia strobilella chromosome 24, ilCydStro3.1, whole genome shotgun sequence.
CCTCCAGTTAAATGCGAAGATACCATAGATAGAtgtgacacaataacaacattagaaaattatatttataatgttattttgacttGTTGTCTTCACTGTCGTAAAACAGCCGTACCGCGACTTGGATTGCATTGCCTACGTTCAGTGGTTTGCTCTCTGCCGGTACCGACGTAAAACgggataggtactttatattaaatttaaataattatgttatgttatattatacattaagatatcgtattaatgaatattattataattcgtaTAGTTAAACTCTCTTCTTCTACGAGGATCATACAGCGCGACACGTGCGTGCGGGCATCGTAGTAGGTAAGAGTCTCGTGTAGGTCGtcgtttagatttatttagtttttggtccggcgtatttatttataataatttaacgtatgatattatctgaatgttgatattggaacaaacgatataaattattttgacataaaaatctgtttaggttgatatgtatatattatatgtaagtacctaaatattatgtattcatcATCATAGGAACACGAGAAGTCTAAAACCTgtgtttatattatactttcttttttttttttttttttttttttttttgtaaagtgagGTGAGTGGGTGCGGGGATGTTGGGTGTCCCTGTCCGTTTTGTGCACTATTTGCGAATCCTTTATCTAATTGGTCAGTTCATCGACTAGTCGTCATTATCAGTAGCAGATCACTCACAGGTCAGGTGAGGTTCGCGGGTAAAGTAAAATGTGGTGTGTGCGGTTGCATGTGATTGTTTATAAGTATATGAtggtgttattaaaaaaaaaaaaaaaaaaaaaaaaaaaaaaaaaaaaaaaaaaaaaaatatatatatatatatcttttaccagttaattaatattttcttcttcgggttggtgtggtgaaactaaaaatgttgatgaaaccctcaagattccaattttgtatgtaccgctcgtggttcaattttggattgTTTCGCTTCCTCTGGTATCAATAGATACTTAGCACAAGCGATGCTTACGAGCTGGACGCTGTAGAAGTTAGAAGTGTTGCGCGGTGccgggtaagtaagtaattgtaataaatgtacGTACCACCTACGACGATACTAGATtattagtagttatttagtagatattttggATAACATAGGATGGGTAGAGATCgattgtttgtccgtctgtgtcgctactgaaactttttatcgtaatcgtatcatagaattatttgcggccctgaaaagggcctttttttttttatttgcgtctgCGCGATACGGTAATACCCACGTTAGTACATATTACACGATATCGCGCGCGACGACGCTGACAGTGCAGCGCTTAACCTCCGAAACCGTAGAGGGTGCGGCCTTGACGCTTCAGAGCGTAGACGACGTCCATGGCGGTGACGGTCTTCCTCTTGGCGTGCTCGGTGTAGGTGACCGCGTCACGGATCACGTTCTCGAGGAACACCTTGAGAACGCCGCGGGTCTCCTCGTAGATCAGGCCGGAGATACGCTTGACGCCACCTCTGCGGGCGAGACGACGGATGGCGGGCTTGGTGATACCCTGGATGTTATCACGGAGCACCTTCCTGTGGCGCTTGGCTCCTCCTTTCCCCAGACCTTTACCTCCCTTACCGCGACCGGTCATTGCGACTTGTTGTAGTAGAGATTAGACTTCTCGAACGGAATACTCAACACACGACTTGCGCCGCGCGTCGACACGAGTGGAATAGCTAGCTAGCTTCCATTGCTTCTTTCGCACCTCCGAAGGAGGGGCGAATTGCCTTCCCATCCTTACATTGGATCTTTGGCGGTTTCTATCCGCCGCCCGTTACAACGGGCGGGTCTCTTGAGGCCCAAAAAGTGGGCTGGCATCTTAGCGGGCTCGTATGGccctgttgttgttgttgttattgtttgggGCTTCTAGGTCCATCCGGGCTGCTCAAGACCGCAACGAGGTCGTCGAAGAGGTCGGCAGCCGGGGGCGTGCGGTAGGTGGGTGCTGGCGCTGGCGGCGGCGTGACGCGTCTGGGGCTTCTGGGTCCGACCGGCATGCTTAAGACCTCTAAGACGAGGGCGTCGAAGGGGTCGTTGGCATCCGGGGGTGTGCAGTAGGTGGGTGCTAGTGCTGGCGGCGGCGTGGGGCGTGCGGCAGTTTCGAGGGCTGGTGCCGGAGCTGTTGACGGAGTCTGGGCAGACGTCGTTTGAGTTGACGCTGTTTTCGTGGTGGCAGTCTTGAGTGTGGGCTTCATTTTCGCAGCGGTTCCGGGCTCCTTCGCCGGCTGCGGTCGTACCACCCCCCTTTGGGTGGGGGGGTTTGCCGGCGCCATCAATGTTGAAGGCGCCGACTCTTCCACCGTGGGCTTGGCGACCGTGGCGTTGGTGATGGGGCCTGGGCGCGACGGGGCCGAGAAATATGATTTCCCGGCCTTCCATAGGCGGTAAGCCCTCTTGAAAGCAGGGCAGTTTCTGTGGTTTCCTGGGTGCGGTCCCCTACAGTTCCTGCATGTGGCTTCTACTTCCAGTGGTCTCGTGCACTGGCCGGCCCAGTGCGGTTCAGCGCAGCGGACGCAGGCCAGTTGTCGGTGGCAGCCATGAGAGGAGTGGCCAAAACCTTGGCAGCGGTGGCACTGCGCGGGCCCCTTCTTCCCGCGCCATGCCTCCACCTTGATTCCCCTCAGATGGAGTAGCTCAGACACCCCGTAGATGCCCGCGTGGTCCCGGGCAGTCCCCGCGAGCTGAACGAAGTAAATGCAGCCCGGGCGTCCCGCTCTCGCGTTGATCTCCTTTACGTATTCTACGGGGTGGCCCAGCTTCTCCAGGGCGGTCTTGACTTCCTCTGAAGGCGTGTTGATGGGGAGGCCTCTAACGGCCACTTTGAGCCGCTTCTCGCTCTCCAGCCCGTAGATGTTGAAAAGCGGCTTAATGATGTCTGAGGTCTCTCCCTTCTTCTCGGCTTCTGTGATGGCAGCGGTCGCTTCTTTTTCCAATTTGGATAGGTGGCGAATTACCATGCGGTATTCCTCCTCGGAGCGGGGTTCGAAGCGGATGCCCTCCCCTATCGGCGTAGTGAAGGGCGGTGTCCCAAGTACTTGCGTAAGGTCCTCTAGGACCCTCGGCCAGTTGGGAAGAATTTCGGCGAAAATGGGTGGGtacttgagttttttttttttttgagtaccCACATCATCTTCACCGCAAGGCTGCTTGGCACTATTGCTCTTTTTAGTGCaggtatctttatttttttgggtgctgttgttttttttaatggtatcgtcttttttttttgcagCCTTGCTGCCGGTGGTCGCTGTGTGCGCGTTGGCTGCGCCCGAGGGGAGGGCTGCGGCCTTCGCGTAGCTGCTGTTGCTGTTGGAGGTTATTGCTCCCGGCTTGAGGGCTTCGGTGCGTGCTGTGGCGCTGTCAGGGCCCTTGTGGGGGCCTGGTGTGGGTTGCAGGGCGGCTCTCGCTTGGGCGCGGAGTCGCGGGTCGGTAGGCGGAGACGGGTTTTGGCAGACCCGTTTCGGTTCCTTCTTCTCTGGAGGGCTGCATTCCGGTCTCCTCTTCACTGCCGAAGGTGACAGGAGGTCCGGGTGCTTCTCCACGAAGCGGAGTAGAGGGGCGTCTTCAGGCAGCAGCTTTCCCGCCTCTCCCAGGGCATGCCCTTGCAGCCTGATGTATGCCGCCATCCACGCCTCCATGGCTGGAGACATGTTGCCGACCTCCCCCAGGCGAGCCACCAGGATGCGATCACGATCCAGTAACTCACGAGGGGTAAGCCGGCACAGGGCTTCCCGTGAAATCGGGGAAAAGGTGCTTCCCGGGGCCGCGTCGGCCGCTTGCCACGGCTCTGGGGAGCCGTCGGTGGGTGTCGGGGTCAGGACGTCGCTGAACTCGGCGAGCTCGTCGTCGTGTTTGGCGTCTGGCTGCGGTGTCGTGGGTGCGGGTGGATGCGAAAACCCGCTTTTCGTACTACCTACCCGTCCCGTGTGAGCGGGGGGGTCAGTTTCCGTAGGCGGGTTTCGTGCGGGTATGCCGGAAACTTCCCGTTCCGATCTACCCACCTCATCCGCGGGGACGAGGGGGGACCGTCGCGAGTTTTCCCGGCGCGGCTTCATCTTCTTTGGGTCCACTTGCGACGCTTTACTGCCGGCCGAGGTCCATGTTCGGGTCCTCGCGGCTGCAGGGTTCAGTGGAGACGCTGGTAGTCCCCTCCGGCGGGGCCGGGCGCGATTCGCCTATTTTTTCCGTAGGAAAAAACACGAACGAATTAGCTGGTGCGCGAGTAGGGTGCGTCCGTGCAGGTGGGTACCGTTGGCAATCCTAGCTAGCTAGCCATCATTTTGCCGCTATTTATACGTTTTACCCTATTGCGGGGCGACGGGGGACGGGGTAAGATATATCAGAGCATTATTATTTGACttacttttcatatatctaaagaaatataatattatatatacctattgataaataatttcatattatatgatatttaaattaattttggatACTTAGGTTTAGACGTAGGGgataatatatactataaaaacggCGGCCGGCTTACGGATTAGATCCTCTTGTGAAGGATTCTTCTcctctaatatttttgtaagcattcaatcagtggtaataattttgtcgatataataaaatagcgcTTAATATGAGAGTCACGTgacgattttaatttactttccaaTCTATTAGTGTGTTAACTCCTATTATTATAGGAAATAAGTTCTTTCTTAAATAATCCTTACAGTATAGTAGTATTTCGTGTATTGCAGTTAAATTTCATATATACCTCCGTACATTTTGTGTACGGTTGGTTAtgtgtaaattatatatatatatttttttttttttttttttcgtaatgaccATGCAGTGATCGATCGATCGATTTATCTACGCAAGTGTTTGTTCAAAGAAACAATTGTGAATTTTAGAATCAtgtgtggccctgaaaagggccttttgatATATGACTGACAGAAGCGTCACGTTCGCACGTCCAGACGCAAAACGCgtggtacaaaataatacatataatgtaacCGTATGCGTTCGCGCAGACTgcgtcctgtgatgttgctccgTGCCAGTTTAAACGTGGTGGTTTAGGCACGTTCACCGCGGATCCTGCGAGCCAGCTGGATGTCCTTGGGCATGATGGTCACACGCTTGGCGTGGATAGCGCACAGATTGGTGTCCTCGAAGAGACCGACGAGGTAAGCCTCGCTGGCCTCCTGGAGAGCCATAACGGCAGAGCTCTGGAAGCGCAGATCGGTCTTGAAGTCCTGAGCGATCTCACGCACCAGACGCTGGAAGGGCAGCTTGCGGATCAGAAGCTCAGTGCTCTTCTGGTAGCGACGGATCTCACGGAGGGCGACGGTGCCGGGCCTGTAACGATGGGGCTTCTTGACGCcgccggtggcgggcgcgctcTTGCGGGCCGCCTTGGTGGCGAGCTGTTTGCGGGGCGCTTTACCACCGGTGGATTTACGAGCGGTCTGCTTGGTACGGgccattgtgaataataataatacgcgtGCGTGTACGTTACGTTAACGAGTCACGAGAGGGAATAAGCGATTTTTCGCCAGCGAGTCGCTATTTATACGTGCTGGCTGGTCGGAAAGGGACGGGGTTAGTGTCCGTGTGAGCGAGAGGGCTATAAAATTCACATACACGTCCCCCTCGCCCCTCTTCCTTTCTCACCAACACAAAATTTCtgattagaataacaataatataattgaaatattaattaataaataaataaataaataaatacatacatacatacatacatacatatatttcatttaaataacagtCATCGCTATCGAAATTCGCCTCGATAGCCGGTTCAATCGAGTTAGGTCAGGTTATTAAAGTTAggttagtattttataaaataggtttataagttaggtcaggttatgttaggtttcgcggagttaggtttgatcgagttaggttaggttaggtcaaagttaggttaggttttttttttttgtcactcaaaacctaacctaacttttttttataatgtcaggttatgtttggtttcgcggagttaggtttgatcgagttaggttaggttaggtcaaagttcaaaccgatcaaacctaacttttttttataatgtcattcaaaacctaacctaactccgcgaaacctaacataactacttattttataaaaacctaacctaaatttaATATCCATAACGTCTCACGTTACACATATGCATACACtaagtgtatgtgtgtattgttGATTCCTTATTTAATACTCTTACATGTTGATACAACTTTCGTGTTGATACCGATTGACACCGTATGCACGGCTATCTAGAAacttcttatattatatattcagaacgtatttgtggccctgaaaagggcctttttggtTGTTGTACAAACCACACTCTCGCAGCGTGTCGTGTCGCAATACGAACTACCTAAACCCATTACACTAAAAGTGTATTGAGAAGACAGATAGCATACGAGGAACGACGGACGCTTACTTGGAGCTGGTGTACTTGGTGACGGCCTTGGTGCCTTCACTGACGGCGTGCTTGGCGAGCTCACCGGGCAGCAAGAGCCTCACGGATGTCTGCACCTCCCTGCTGGTGATGGTGGACCTCTTGTTGTAGTGAGCGAGGCGGGAGGCCTCGGCGGCGATGCGCTCGAAGATGTCGTTCACGAAAGAGTTCATGATCGACATGGCCTTGCTGGAGATACCGGTGTCGGGGTGGACCTGCTTGAGCACCTTGTAGATGTAAATGGCGTAGCTCTCCTTGCGCTtatgcttcttctttttcttcgagTCCGACTTGGAGATGTTCTTCTGGGCCTTGCCGGATTTCTTGGCGGCCTTACCGCTAGTCTTGGGTGGCATTGTGATATAGTTAGATGCTTACAGTACGATAGTCGAACTGAGAATAAAAATTTCGTACTAAGTTGCGCTCATTTTGTTAAAGCGGAGAACGGGAAATAGGGGATTAAAGATCGAGCGTCGCGCTCGCGGTATATCGACCAATAGCGTTCGTGCATCATTAGTATCGTCGGTCGGCATGGTGGGGAGTGAGAGCGCGTAttgatattacttacatataggtattattattttgattataaaatatatcaaatgccgTATAGATTATACCATCATCAGTTTTGTTCAAAACCGTAGGCGgataacaattatattatttaaatgtatatagctttatgtttatttactattgttgttgttgttacagtGACACACTGCTGTAGATGAGCAAGTAATAGCTCTGAGCCATCACATTACCTTTATTtgtcgttt
It encodes:
- the LOC134752232 gene encoding histone H2B encodes the protein MPPKTSGKAAKKSGKAQKNISKSDSKKKKKHKRKESYAIYIYKVLKQVHPDTGISSKAMSIMNSFVNDIFERIAAEASRLAHYNKRSTITSREVQTSVRLLLPGELAKHAVSEGTKAVTKYTSSK